The sequence below is a genomic window from Acidobacteriota bacterium.
TGGATGCAGCAGATCGTCTTTCAGATTGTCAGCAAGGGCCGGGGTGAGTTCTCGGAACCCGGCCCAACCCATCTGTATGCCATGAGCCCGTGGATCGAGGCGGTCAACAGCGTCTCGATGGCCGATGCGCCGCTCGTTGGCACACGGCCGACGCGGATCATCAAGACCCATCTGCCGGCCAGTCACTGTCCCTATGGTGGCGACGCCAAATACATCTACGTCGCCAGGCACCCGGTGGCCTGCTTCGCCAGCATCGTGGACTTTAATCAGTCGATGCTCGGTCCGCTGATGCCGCCCGTCGACGCTCAGGCGGCGTGGTTCACGAGCGATCGAATGTATTGGCTGCCGTGGCCCCGGCACGTGGACGGGTGGTGGCGATGGTCGCAGCAGCACGGCAACGTGCTGTTCCTCCATTTCGAAGAGATGAAGCGTGATCTGGCTGGCGTGATCGATCGGGTCGCGACGTTTCTCGGCGTCGAGTTGTCGGCCAACGAGCGGAGCCTTGTGGCACAGCGGTGCAGCTTTGCCTACATGAAGGAGCACGAAGAGGTGTTCGAGATGGCACCGCCCACAATGTTCTCGGTCGCCGGCGGGCAGTTCCTGCGTAGCGGCAAGGAAACACGCGATGCGGATGTCACGCCCGCCATCCGGCAGCAGATCCTCGACTACTGCCGCGATAGCCTCAAGGGCGGCGCGTATCCTGCGGGCCGCTTTTATCCCGACCTCGCCGACCGATGACTTCGCGCCGGTTCGTCCTCATCACCCACCGCTGGATTGGACTCTCGACGTCGATCATCCTGGCGATTGCCGGAGCGACTGGTGCATTACTCGCCGTGCCTGGTCCAGATCTACTTCGACGCGCGGCCAGCCGGCTTCACGAGACACTGGCGCTCGGTTCGGTCGGGAACATGATTGTGCTGACGGCCACTGGTGCGGCGATCGTGCTGCAGTTGGGCGGTGTGTGGCTGTGGTGGAAGCGGAAATCGTTTGCCGTGCGGCTGTCGGCCGGGTGGCGGCGCGCCGTGATCGACCTTCACCACTCCGCTGGAGCGTTGGGCCTGGTGCTGATGTTGTTGGTGGCCGTCACCGGTGTGGGGATGACGATGTTCACGCCGGGACCGGAGCGGGCGATGTTCGTCGATCTTCACACCGCGCGGAAGTACGCGCTTCCCGTGAAAGTCCTGTACGCCCTGGTGTCCCTGGGCTTTTTAGTTCAGGGTGTGACCGGGGTTCTGATGTGGTGGCGGCCCCGGCCTGGCGGCCAGCCGGTCCTTCAGGTTCAGGAACGGGCGTTCAAAGAGCGCAAAACTTAGCGCCGCAAGCGTGAACGACCCGACCAGAATTACGAGCAGGAACGTCGCCTGGCGGATCGGCTTGGGATAGGCTGACCGGCCCTCGCGCGTATGCGCCGAGTGGCGGGACGGCCAATGAACGTTGCAACACTCAGGCAGGAGGGGAGTTACGGGTCATCCTGGCTCGCGTGTTCGCTGCGTATGGCTGCCGCGGCCGCGCCCATATTCGTTCCCACACGGTGGTATTTCCACGTATGGCTGCGAGCGCTCGGCTATGTGCTCCCGACTGGCGGGGTTCTGCTAGACTCCGGCCTGTTCGTGAGGAAACGGGCCGAAGCACGGATTGGGCGAGGGGCAATAGCTGTGAGTTGTGGCCTTGGTCGGGTTCGACCCTCGCGGGCTACTAAGAAGTTAGGCAGATCAACGACAGTCAGCCGATATAGGGAGTTCACCGGTCGGACGATCGAAGGGGAGTGGATTACCAACATGCCGACAGACGCATCGTGCTCCAAGTGTGGGTCAGTCAAAGTCGTGCCACGGGCGCGGCTGATTGATCGCGGTCATTTCGGCGCCGACTCTGGAAACATCCAGGTCGGGGCGGCGCGTCGGCCCCAGAAGCTGTTCAAGTTGCAAGAGAAGGTCGACGTCTTCGCTCGCGTGTGTGGCGAGTGCGGCTTCACTGAATTGTTTGTCGACGACGCGCCTTCGGTGTACGAGGCCTACCTGGAGTCCCAACTGAACCGCAAGAGGCCGAAACCCTGACGGGGAACTGCCTAACACGGCTTGCAGCCGACGGCGGATGGTGCAAGCATTCGATTCCGCCGCGGCTGAAGCCGGGCGTTAGGTGGACAAGCCGTGGCGCTAGATTCGGTTCGCGAGTGGATGAATATATGGCCCGTCGTCTCGGACAACCGTTCGTCCTGCTGGCCATGATCGCCCTTGGTGCGTGCGAGACCCCGACTCCGCCGACGCCGAGCCCCGATGCACCGACGCTGACCTGTCCCGCTTCGGCCTCGCTCGTATCGCCTGATGGCGCGCCAGTGCCGCATGCGTTCACAGTTCCCACTGCCGTGAATGGCCAGCTCCCAGTGATTGTTTCCTGCTCGAAGGCAACAGGATCGACGTTCCCGTTGGGATCAACGATTGTGACTTGCACTGCCACGGATGCGCTTGCGCGCCAGACGTCGTGCAATTTCAATGTGACGGTGACGGCCATCCCGAAGATCTCCAAGACGAGGCTACTCGGGTTTGGCGACAGCATCACGTTTGGTCGATGCGGCCCGAAGAATCCGCTCCCGAACACATGTCCGCCTTACACAGTACGGCTCGAGGAGCTGCTTCGAGGGCGCTACACGCAGCAGAGCTTCCAGGTGTTCACTCGTGGCCAACCCGGCGAAACAGCGGTGCAGGGTGAAGATTGGCTGCCGATCGAACTCAACAACTACAACCCGGAAGTCCTGATGCTGATGGAAGGCACCAACGACCTAACTGATGGATCTGCTCTGCCGAAGGCGCTTGATTCGCTCGAGGCCATGATCGATTTAGCTCGTTCACGAGGTGTGATGGTATTCCTGGCGACGGTGCCGCCCATTGCGCCTGGCGGCACGTACAACTCGCAGGTTCCGCTAGTAGCCCCGTTCAACGCGGAGATTCGCAACCTCGCGGCTCGGAAGGGCGTCCCACTGGTCGATGTGTATGCCGCGCTCAACGTCGATATCCCCCGGTACTATGTCGGCGACGATTTGCATCCAACCGGTGAAGCCCTGCGCGTGATCGGTGAGACCTTCTACGCGAAGATCCGCGAGACGCTCGATATTACGCCCACTGGCACGTCGACTGTCATGCTGTACCGGCTTGCCGGCCTGTTCGATTCGCCGGGTCGGCTGTCGCCGGGTCTGAAGACCCGGCCTCCGAGAACGCCTCTCCAGATCTGTCCTGCAACAATCCAATCTGGATACTCGAGTTTTTCGTTCGACAATGGCTGTTGAGATTCTCGGTGACCTAGGGCGGCTGCCGGGCGCGTCCGTGCCTGGCAGCCAGTCTTGCTGCGGCTGTTAGAATGGTGATCATGACCCAGAGGATCATTTCCCTGATTCTCGTGGCGGCGACGGCCCTCGGCTGCAGCCGAGAATCGCAACCGCCGACCCCGACCCAGCCGACCCCGACCTCGCCGGGACCCGCTCCGCTGAGCAGTTTCTCCGGAATTTGGGAGACAGAGTACCGCGTGGTGAGCTGTGACTCTAACCGGCCTTGGTACTGTCCGGATCGAGGGAGCGTGGTGCCTTTGACCCTTCGGGTAGAAGATCATGGCGACACCCTCAGCGGCTACATTCTGGAGGCTCGCGGGCAGTCGCCCGTTTCGGGGCGCATTTCCGGCAACACTGCGAGTCTTCAGGGGCGCAGCACCGTCCTTGAGAACACTTATCAATCCGTCTTGGAGGTTCGCGAGATGCTGCTCTCTCTGCCTTCAGCGGATTTCATGCTTGGCAGCTTGGAACTAGTGAGTACGACGCCGACTGTACTTCTTGATATTCGTGGTGAGATCGTCAGGACTATCCGCCACAGCCCGTTGCCTGATCTCAGCGACTATTCAGGCACGTGGCGGGGTCGCTACATAGTCCGTAAATGCGTCAGCGATACACAAGATTTCTGTCGCAGAATCGAGAGAGAAGGCGGGTCTGAGTCGTTTGAGCTCGTCATTGATGCTTTGGGGAGAATCGTTCGCTTGGGCACGGCGGCGGCAGCGCCACTGTCCGGAACGGTCGGATCCAGCGGGTTGAATCTGTTTTCTCAAGAGATACAGCGTTCAGATGAACTACTGACGATTACGCGGCTCAGTGCCGTCCGAAATCGCGTCGGTCAACTAAGTGGGAGCTTCACTTATGTTGTGCGGGAACCACGCTCTGGCGGAAAGGTCGAGACGATGACCGTCGACGTCGATCTTGTGGACGTAGTCGTTCGCTGAGTATCTAGAAGCGCGCGCGGGCAGGGCGCATTGGCATGGACCGCTGCACGAGGTGGTCATCGTCTGGTAGGGATTAGGCGAATACAACAAGGACGCCTCAGAGGAGATCTAGTGACCTTACGAGTGCAGTCCATCCGCGAGCCGGTGCCGGCCAGAGCCGAGCGCGTGACCGGCGACGAGTTGCTGGCCGTGAGACGGGCTGCTGGCGTGCTTCGCACGCTGCTGGCTCGCTTCGCGAGCTGCTATGTTAAGGTGCACCACACGCGGCTACCGCCCCAGCAAGGGAGCACCTTTGGGCAGCCTTTGGTATGACCTCCGTTCCGGCCTCCGTCAGCTTCAACGCCATCGCGGGTTCACCGCGCTCGCGGTGGGTGTGCTCGCGCTGGGCATCGGCATCAACAGTGCGATCTTCAGCGTGGTCTACACGGTGTTTTTCAAACCGTGGCCCATCGAGAAGCCAGAGGAAGTTGCCTTCATCTATCGCAACCAGTCGAACCGGACCACTTGGCCTGCATCGTTTGGAACTTTGCCGAACCCCTTCATCCCCAGCCCCCAGAATGTTCTGGACAGTAATCGTGGAGTCGCGGCCATCGCTGCGTATTGGGGTATTCCGCGCGACATCGAGGTTGGCGGTCTCACGGAGCGAACCTGGGGCGAATGGGTCTCGGCTAACTATTTCGATGTTCTGGGCATAAAGCCCATCGCAGGGCGAACTTTCGCAGCCGGTGACGATCAGACCAATCCAGACGTCGGCATAGTGATCAGCCACGCGCTGTGGCAGGAACGGCTTGGCGGTGCGGCCGATGTCGTGGGACGCACGATACGCATCAACAACCGCAACGTGTCGGTCATCGGCATCGTCGGACCGGAATTCAAAGGACTCACGGGAGTATGGACGCCATCACGCTGGTGGGTCGTCGGCGAGCAGGTTAACAAGGGGTACGCCGGAAGTGCATTCATCCGCATGAGGCCCGGCGTGACTGCAGAGCAGACGCAATTGAGTCTGAATATTCTCGGCTCTCGACAGAACGAAGAGACCAGGAAAGTACGCCCGCAGTATGCCCTTCCGCCCGGTGTTCCCTACTACGTCGTCAAGGCCGCGAATGACGTGCGGCTGCCGCAGGAGTTCGGCAGCACAATTGTTCCCGAGCGCATCGCGACTGCGCTTTCAATTGTGGTGGCGATGGTGCTCGTCATCGCGACAATCAACATCACAGGTTTGCTGCTCGCGCGCGGCATGAGCCGCACCAACGAGCTGGCCACTCGACGGGCGCTTGGCGTGACGCCGTTTCGTTTGGCCAGACAACTCCTCACTGAGACCGTACTCCTCACGTCCGCAGGAGGGCTGCTCGGTCTGTTGCTCGCATGGAATCTGGTTAGCCTTTTCATGTCGCTCACGCCAAACAACTTCACTGTTGATGCCGCCTTTGATGTCCGTGTCGTCGCGTTCGCCGCCGCGGTATGCCTGGTCACCGGAATCCTGATCGGACTTGCACCGGTCCGCCAGGCACTGAAAGTGGACGTGTTGTCTGCACTGGCCGGCGGTTATCGCGATTCAGGCCAGACGCGCCGGCGCCTCCGTCATTGGGTGGTTGTGCCCCAGGTCGCACTCTCGCTGCTCCTCCTTGTTGTTACCGGCGTGCATGTGCGATCGCTTCGCCAACTCGAGGACGCGCCTCTGGGATACAGGCCGGATCAAGCCACAGTGCTTTCACTCTCGCGGACGACGCCCGAGGATGAACCCTGGTCCAAGCGGCGGCCAGATGCCGAGATCGCCGCGGAGTACCAGGCTTTGTATTTGTCTCTGCACAATGTGCTCGCGGCGATGCCGGGGCTTCATGCCGGATTGACCAGCTCGCTGCCCACCTGGGCCACCTCGCAACCCGACGTGGCGACCAGCGACAGCGCGCGCACGCGGCAGGCCGGCCGGACGATTTTCCCGTTCAAGTAGTCGAGGTTTCGCCAGGGGCGTTCGATGCCCTCGGTATGCGGATCCTCGACGGCCGCGATTTTGACGACCGCGACACACGCCGGGTTCGCGGTGTCGCGATCGTCAGCCTGGCAGTCGGGCGCCGGCTCTGGCCGAATCGACCTGCCGTTGGACAGCGCATCGCCAGACTCTCGCCTCAGCAGTCCAACGCGAAGCTCGAGTGGTACGAAGTCATCGGCGTGGTGAACGACACGCAGGCCGTACTCTCGAAACCCACGGACCCACCGCGCATGTATACCTCACTCGGTCAGGACTGGCGGCCGTGGGCATGGCACCTGGTGGTGCGCGGCGCAGGCCCCGAGACGATCACGGCGGTCCGAGCCACCGTAGGTGGAATCGACCCGTTCACGGCCGCTACGCAGGTGCGACCAATGAAAGCGTAAATGGACGAACTGCTCTACCCACGCCGCCTCGCTGCCACCATTCTGGGCGTCTCCGGCCTCGTCGGCCTCGGTCTCGCGTGCATCGGACTCTACGGCGTGGTTTCGTTCTCGGTGGCGCGACGTCTTCGCGAACTCGGCATCCGCGCCACGCTGGGCGCGCGGCCGGCCGATCTGGTCCGCCTCGTCCTGGAAGAAGGCGGACGCATGGCCGCCATCGGCGCGGTTATCGGACTGGCTGGCGGCGTCATTGCTCTTCGCTACACCGCGCACATAGCCGATGGCATCCCGTCTACGGATTGGCTGGTCTTCGCGATCGTACCGACTGCGCTCGCACTCGTCGTTCTCGTCGCGTGCTACCTGCCAGCTCGGAGAGCAGGGCGGGTCGATCCGGTCGAAACGTTAAGGCAGTGATGGCCGCGCGGACGCGGCTGCTGGCTCGCTCGCGCTCGCTGCTCACTCCTCGCGCTTCGGACGAGTCCGCCGGGGACGGTTCAACGGCATGTACGCGTCCGGCGGGGGGGGGGGGGGGGGCAGGCTGTCGAGCTTGGCCGAGGCGCCCTTGCGGTAGTCCGTGTAGGTCTGTTGCACACTGACCGTCCCCGTGGCGGGGTCGCCAGCGTCTGATAGGGGTCGTAATGTTCGGGAAACACCCACGTCATACGGACTATCGGCGGTGCTGATGCTGGTGCTTGCCGTGACCGGTGTGGGCATGACGATGATCGCGCCGGGGCCGGCGCGGCGGTTGTTCGTGGATCTGCACACCGCGAGGGAGTACGCGCTTCCCGTCAAGCTTCTGTACGCCCTGGGGTCACTGGGCTTTCTGGTTCAGGGCGTCACCGGGGTGCTGATGTGGTGGCGGCCCCGGGCGGGCCGCTAGTCGATTCTTCAACGTTGGGATGCATCGTCAGATTCCCGCGTACCACGAGTAGCCCCACTGTGGATTGGCGCCGCCCGTTCCTTGGCCGAGGTGCCTCACGCCGTCCACGGCGACCACACGAGTCAGGAACTTCAGGCTCTTGTAGCCGAGTTGTCGAGGGACCCTGAGCCGGAGCGGTCCGCCAAACCCGACGGGCAGGTCGTTGCCGTTCATGCCCCACGTCACTAGCGTCTGCGGATGGCGCGCTTCAGCGATGTCGATGGTTTCCCATGAGTCGGGGTCGGTTGAGTAGTACGCCAGGTAACGTGCACCCGGCAGGAGACCGGCGGCGTTCAGGACGTCGGCCAACGCGGCTCCGCGCCACTCTGCGATGTACGACCATCCTTCTTCGCAGGCCAACTGCGTGATCTGCGAGCGTTCCGGCAACCGCCTGAGATCAGGCAGAGACAGCGACAATGGGCGCGCCACCATGCCGCCCACTTCGAGGCGCCAGTCCGCGAAGCCTCCCGCTTCCAGGCGTTTGAACATCTCTCCGGGCATTGAGGGATTCGCGAATGGCGCTGTCGAGATCATGTGGCGTGGGAATTCGCGAGCCGGCGAGTCGCCCACGATCAGTCGATTGGCCGCGTACGTGAGTGTCTCGCCCATGCCGTAGATGTTCCCCGCATCCGGCGGAATCAGGCCGTAGCGTTCGGCGAGCCGGGCGGCCACCGAGAGACCAGACAACCCCGCCGCAGCCGCGAGGCCGCGCGTGAGGAGCGTGCGCCGACTCATTCCGCTCATGGCTTCTCCTTGTGACTGCCCGTCTGCCCCGTGATCATCGCGCGCACCCGCCTCACGAAGCCGGCGCGGTACACCATCGCCACGTGGACCAGCAGGAAGGCGCACAACAACACCGTCAGGACAAAATGCAGCGTCCGTGCCGATTGCCGGCCGCCGAGCGCGCTGACCAGCCCTGGGCTAACGGCCGCGAAGGCGTCCGACATGGCCAACCCCGTCCAGACCACCATTGGGAACAGCACAAAGATGACGCCGAGGTAGGTCATCCGCTGGAGGCCGTTGTACGACCACTCCTCCCGTTCGCTGGGCGAGGCGCGCCGCAGGCTCTTGCTGATGGCGCTTCGCATCACACGCCACGTGGTGTCGCTGCGTGTGGGCCACAACCTGTCTCGGAAGTGCCGCGTCCGGAGTCCGGCGGCCAGATACACGCCGCCTGCCAGCAGGAGCAGCCACGCCGACTGAAAGTGAAGAGACCGGCTCCATCCGTTCTGATCGGGCAACACGTACGAGAAGCCGGTCGGTACGGTGGACCGTGAGCTGGGGATAGGCAGCGAAAACAAGGGCGTGTCCATCACGTTGCCCGTTTCGCCCCAGTAGAAGCGGGGATGGGAAATCAGGATCTCGACGCCGCTCAGCAGGAGTGCCGCAACCGAGAATGCTGTGATCCAGTGCGTGATACGGACGGTGGCCGTGTGTCGCATGGTCGGGTCGGTGCCATGATACAACCTGCGAAAGGCGCGTCCAGTCAAGCCGCTGTGCGCCCTTGGGTCACTGGGCTTTCTGGTTCAGGGCGTGACCGGTGTGCTGATGTGGTGGAGACCCCGGCCTGGCGGCCAGCCGATCCTTCAGGTTCAGGAAGCGGCTCTCAAAGAG
It includes:
- a CDS encoding sulfotransferase domain-containing protein — its product is MNWIGAAVAAALLGVAAVSYLLWYFRWEQRHTAGMAYYGRPLAARRALKRQIRLLSLPAKPILRALVALTRSGHSMPVFDYEGVSGPPRVSTPEVFARARQYRPQAEDVFVATQMRCGTTWMQQIVFQIVSKGRGEFSEPGPTHLYAMSPWIEAVNSVSMADAPLVGTRPTRIIKTHLPASHCPYGGDAKYIYVARHPVACFASIVDFNQSMLGPLMPPVDAQAAWFTSDRMYWLPWPRHVDGWWRWSQQHGNVLFLHFEEMKRDLAGVIDRVATFLGVELSANERSLVAQRCSFAYMKEHEEVFEMAPPTMFSVAGGQFLRSGKETRDADVTPAIRQQILDYCRDSLKGGAYPAGRFYPDLADR
- a CDS encoding PepSY domain-containing protein, which codes for MTSRRFVLITHRWIGLSTSIILAIAGATGALLAVPGPDLLRRAASRLHETLALGSVGNMIVLTATGAAIVLQLGGVWLWWKRKSFAVRLSAGWRRAVIDLHHSAGALGLVLMLLVAVTGVGMTMFTPGPERAMFVDLHTARKYALPVKVLYALVSLGFLVQGVTGVLMWWRPRPGGQPVLQVQERAFKERKT
- a CDS encoding HYR domain-containing protein gives rise to the protein MARRLGQPFVLLAMIALGACETPTPPTPSPDAPTLTCPASASLVSPDGAPVPHAFTVPTAVNGQLPVIVSCSKATGSTFPLGSTIVTCTATDALARQTSCNFNVTVTAIPKISKTRLLGFGDSITFGRCGPKNPLPNTCPPYTVRLEELLRGRYTQQSFQVFTRGQPGETAVQGEDWLPIELNNYNPEVLMLMEGTNDLTDGSALPKALDSLEAMIDLARSRGVMVFLATVPPIAPGGTYNSQVPLVAPFNAEIRNLAARKGVPLVDVYAALNVDIPRYYVGDDLHPTGEALRVIGETFYAKIRETLDITPTGTSTVMLYRLAGLFDSPGRLSPGLKTRPPRTPLQICPATIQSGYSSFSFDNGC
- a CDS encoding ABC transporter permease, with product MGSLWYDLRSGLRQLQRHRGFTALAVGVLALGIGINSAIFSVVYTVFFKPWPIEKPEEVAFIYRNQSNRTTWPASFGTLPNPFIPSPQNVLDSNRGVAAIAAYWGIPRDIEVGGLTERTWGEWVSANYFDVLGIKPIAGRTFAAGDDQTNPDVGIVISHALWQERLGGAADVVGRTIRINNRNVSVIGIVGPEFKGLTGVWTPSRWWVVGEQVNKGYAGSAFIRMRPGVTAEQTQLSLNILGSRQNEETRKVRPQYALPPGVPYYVVKAANDVRLPQEFGSTIVPERIATALSIVVAMVLVIATINITGLLLARGMSRTNELATRRALGVTPFRLARQLLTETVLLTSAGGLLGLLLAWNLVSLFMSLTPNNFTVDAAFDVRVVAFAAAVCLVTGILIGLAPVRQALKVDVLSALAGGYRDSGQTRRRLRHWVVVPQVALSLLLLVVTGVHVRSLRQLEDAPLGYRPDQATVLSLSRTTPEDEPWSKRRPDAEIAAEYQALYLSLHNVLAAMPGLHAGLTSSLPTWATSQPDVATSDSARTRQAGRTIFPFK
- a CDS encoding FtsX-like permease family protein, which gives rise to MDELLYPRRLAATILGVSGLVGLGLACIGLYGVVSFSVARRLRELGIRATLGARPADLVRLVLEEGGRMAAIGAVIGLAGGVIALRYTAHIADGIPSTDWLVFAIVPTALALVVLVACYLPARRAGRVDPVETLRQ
- a CDS encoding PepSY domain-containing protein — encoded protein: MLMLVLAVTGVGMTMIAPGPARRLFVDLHTAREYALPVKLLYALGSLGFLVQGVTGVLMWWRPRAGR
- a CDS encoding molybdopterin-dependent oxidoreductase produces the protein MSGMSRRTLLTRGLAAAAGLSGLSVAARLAERYGLIPPDAGNIYGMGETLTYAANRLIVGDSPAREFPRHMISTAPFANPSMPGEMFKRLEAGGFADWRLEVGGMVARPLSLSLPDLRRLPERSQITQLACEEGWSYIAEWRGAALADVLNAAGLLPGARYLAYYSTDPDSWETIDIAEARHPQTLVTWGMNGNDLPVGFGGPLRLRVPRQLGYKSLKFLTRVVAVDGVRHLGQGTGGANPQWGYSWYAGI
- a CDS encoding cytochrome b/b6 domain-containing protein, encoding MRHTATVRITHWITAFSVAALLLSGVEILISHPRFYWGETGNVMDTPLFSLPIPSSRSTVPTGFSYVLPDQNGWSRSLHFQSAWLLLLAGGVYLAAGLRTRHFRDRLWPTRSDTTWRVMRSAISKSLRRASPSEREEWSYNGLQRMTYLGVIFVLFPMVVWTGLAMSDAFAAVSPGLVSALGGRQSARTLHFVLTVLLCAFLLVHVAMVYRAGFVRRVRAMITGQTGSHKEKP